The following proteins are encoded in a genomic region of Vibrio spartinae:
- the pspF gene encoding phage shock protein operon transcriptional activator, with the protein MKINLIGESPHFLAVLEKASHLAQINRPVLILGERGTGKELIAQRIHYLSQRWEHPMISLNCAALAEGVIDSELFGHEAGAFTGSKGRHQGRFERAEHGSLFLDELAAAPLNVQEKLLRVIEYGEYERVGGSKTLKTDVRLICATNGDLLSMAERHEFRADLLDRLAFDIIHLPPLRERTEDILLLAEHYAIRMCHEIARPYFAGFSQQARAQLLGYHWPGNIRELKNVVERAVYQHRSVDDPIDDLVLDPFQCQWLQPPSGNNAPDEAAVHQEQSILTSQDAPHASDIVFPLNFRSWVDTQERHVIMQALTQAKYNQKNAAQLLGLSYHQLRGLIRKYQLITKNE; encoded by the coding sequence ATGAAAATTAACCTGATTGGTGAATCCCCTCATTTTCTGGCCGTGCTGGAAAAAGCGTCTCATCTGGCTCAAATCAATCGACCGGTTTTGATTTTAGGAGAACGGGGAACCGGTAAAGAACTGATTGCCCAACGTATCCATTATTTGTCCCAACGATGGGAACATCCGATGATTTCTCTCAATTGTGCTGCGCTTGCCGAAGGGGTGATTGACTCCGAACTGTTCGGTCATGAAGCAGGGGCTTTTACCGGGTCAAAAGGACGTCATCAAGGCCGTTTTGAACGGGCAGAACATGGCAGTCTGTTTCTTGATGAGCTGGCAGCAGCACCGCTGAATGTCCAAGAGAAGCTGCTACGGGTCATTGAATATGGGGAATATGAACGCGTGGGTGGTTCCAAAACACTCAAAACGGATGTCCGCCTGATTTGTGCGACCAACGGTGATTTGTTATCCATGGCCGAACGTCACGAATTTCGCGCAGATTTATTGGATCGGTTAGCCTTTGATATTATTCACCTGCCACCGCTCCGGGAAAGAACCGAAGATATTTTACTACTCGCCGAACACTATGCCATACGGATGTGTCATGAAATCGCACGCCCCTACTTTGCGGGATTCAGTCAACAAGCACGAGCCCAATTACTGGGCTATCACTGGCCCGGAAACATCCGGGAATTAAAAAATGTGGTTGAGCGCGCGGTCTACCAGCATCGTTCAGTCGATGACCCAATTGATGATTTAGTGCTGGATCCATTTCAGTGCCAGTGGCTGCAGCCACCATCAGGCAACAACGCCCCCGATGAAGCAGCTGTTCATCAGGAGCAAAGCATCCTAACCAGTCAAGACGCCCCGCATGCGAGTGACATTGTATTTCCACTTAATTTCAGATCGTGGGTAGACACCCAAGAGCGCCACGTCATTATGCAAGCACTGACACAAGCCAAATATAATCAAAAGAATGCCGCTCAATTATTAGGATTAAGCTATCATCAATTAAGAGGTCTCATCCGAAAATATCAGCTCATAACTAAAAATGAGTGA
- the pspA gene encoding phage shock protein PspA, translating to MGIFSRFADIVNSNISALLDKAEDPEKMIRLIIQEMEDTLVEVRSHSAKVLADKKELLRKIESLDSQIEEWTQKASLALAKEREDLARAALIEKQKLQDTVKGLKTEFTLVEETIDKLADEITKLETKITETRAKQKAMMIRAQTAGKRRDVQKHLQRNRTDETMAKFDQFSRRVDELEAEADIYEHTGQGKTLEQEFANLQAQDEIDSELAKLKQALKKNESE from the coding sequence ATGGGTATTTTTTCCCGATTTGCAGATATTGTAAATTCTAATATCAGTGCATTACTTGATAAAGCAGAAGACCCTGAAAAAATGATTCGTCTGATTATTCAGGAGATGGAAGACACGTTGGTTGAGGTTCGGAGCCACTCTGCCAAAGTGTTGGCAGATAAAAAAGAGCTGTTGAGAAAAATAGAGTCTCTCGACAGTCAGATCGAAGAGTGGACACAAAAAGCCTCTCTGGCACTGGCGAAAGAGCGAGAAGATCTGGCCCGCGCGGCGCTGATAGAAAAGCAGAAGTTGCAGGATACGGTTAAAGGTTTAAAAACAGAGTTTACGTTGGTTGAAGAGACCATTGATAAACTGGCGGATGAAATCACCAAGTTAGAAACTAAAATTACCGAAACCAGAGCCAAACAGAAGGCGATGATGATTCGGGCGCAGACCGCGGGGAAGCGTCGTGATGTTCAAAAGCATTTGCAGCGCAACCGAACCGATGAAACGATGGCAAAATTTGATCAGTTTTCAAGACGTGTCGATGAGCTTGAAGCTGAAGCGGATATTTACGAGCACACCGGGCAAGGGAAGACTTTAGAGCAAGAGTTTGCCAATCTTCAGGCCCAGGATGAGATTGACAGCGAGTTGGCGAAGTTGAAACAGGCGCTGAAAAAAAATGAGTCAGAATAA
- the pspB gene encoding envelope stress response membrane protein PspB: protein MLVMLVSVPLIVFMVVVAPLWLILHYRSKKRSESGLSQEDYEQLAALSAKADSLQQRVHTLEKILDDETPNWRSHYEGA, encoded by the coding sequence ATGTTAGTGATGCTTGTGTCTGTACCACTGATCGTCTTTATGGTGGTGGTGGCACCTTTATGGCTGATTCTTCACTATCGAAGCAAAAAACGTTCGGAGAGTGGTTTGAGTCAGGAAGACTATGAACAGTTGGCGGCTTTGTCGGCAAAAGCGGATTCTCTACAACAGCGTGTTCATACGTTAGAAAAAATTCTCGATGATGAGACGCCAAACTGGAGGTCACATTATGAAGGGGCATAA
- the pspC gene encoding envelope stress response membrane protein PspC → MRRQTGGHIMKGHKSLYRDPRHGKISGVCAGVANYFELEVWLVRIIVLSATLLGGGFLVILAYIALSLMLEKQPEDYDQTVQMQREHKLKSRPWKQGASAHQLLHNLSQELDKVEVKVCQIEAYVTSDAFKVNKAFRDL, encoded by the coding sequence ATGAGACGCCAAACTGGAGGTCACATTATGAAGGGGCATAAATCCCTGTATCGGGATCCTCGTCATGGCAAAATATCAGGTGTGTGTGCCGGCGTTGCCAACTATTTTGAGCTGGAAGTGTGGCTGGTCAGAATCATTGTGTTGTCAGCCACGTTATTGGGGGGCGGCTTTCTGGTGATTCTGGCTTATATTGCGCTTAGCTTAATGTTGGAAAAACAGCCGGAAGATTATGATCAGACCGTTCAGATGCAGCGTGAGCATAAGCTGAAAAGTCGGCCATGGAAACAGGGTGCTTCCGCTCACCAGCTCCTCCATAATTTATCGCAGGAGCTTGATAAGGTTGAAGTCAAAGTCTGTCAGATTGAGGCTTACGTGACATCCGATGCATTCAAAGTCAATAAGGCTTTTCGGGATTTATAA
- a CDS encoding cystathionine beta-lyase — MSEGRKTKFVTTGRNKEWTQGAVNPPVQRASSIIFDSVAAKNHATINRANKTLFYGRRGTNTHFAFQEAMTDIEGGAGCALYPCGTAAITNAILSFVSTGDHILMVDTCYEPTREFCETIMKKMGIETTYYDPMIGEDIESLIRPNTKILFTESPGSITMEVQDIPTLSRIAHAHDIIVILDNTWAAGVNFSPFEHGVDISVQAATKYIVGHSDSMLGTAVANEKCWEQLREQSYLMGQCVSPDDAYLGLRGIRTLDVRLRQHAESSLKVARWLAERPEVDHVRHPGLETCPGHDYFQRDFTGGNGLFSFVLKTSHSRATTALLDNMQHFSMGYSWGGFESLILANEPKSFNALRTVAHPNFTGTLIRIHIGLEDTDDLIADLEAGFQRYQEALDSLSA; from the coding sequence ATGTCAGAAGGAAGAAAAACGAAGTTTGTCACCACTGGTCGTAATAAAGAATGGACACAAGGCGCGGTGAACCCGCCAGTACAACGAGCCTCTTCTATTATTTTCGATTCCGTCGCTGCCAAAAATCACGCGACGATCAACCGGGCCAATAAAACGTTGTTCTATGGTCGTCGTGGCACCAATACACATTTTGCGTTTCAAGAGGCCATGACCGATATCGAAGGCGGTGCCGGATGTGCACTGTATCCTTGTGGTACGGCAGCCATTACCAATGCAATTCTCTCATTTGTGTCTACCGGTGATCACATTCTGATGGTCGATACTTGTTACGAGCCGACCCGCGAGTTTTGCGAAACCATCATGAAAAAGATGGGGATTGAAACCACCTATTACGATCCGATGATCGGTGAAGACATTGAATCCCTGATTCGTCCTAATACTAAGATTCTATTTACCGAATCCCCCGGGTCGATCACGATGGAAGTTCAGGATATCCCGACGTTATCCCGGATTGCTCACGCACATGACATTATCGTGATTCTCGATAACACGTGGGCCGCAGGCGTGAATTTTTCACCCTTTGAGCACGGTGTAGATATTTCGGTACAGGCTGCCACTAAATATATTGTCGGTCATTCTGACAGCATGTTGGGCACCGCCGTTGCCAATGAAAAGTGTTGGGAGCAACTACGGGAACAAAGCTATTTGATGGGTCAATGTGTCTCCCCTGACGATGCTTATTTGGGATTGCGCGGTATCCGGACGCTCGATGTCCGACTCAGACAACACGCTGAAAGCAGTTTGAAAGTGGCTCGCTGGCTGGCAGAACGTCCGGAAGTGGATCATGTGCGCCATCCGGGGCTGGAAACGTGTCCGGGACATGACTATTTCCAACGGGATTTTACCGGAGGAAACGGTTTGTTCTCGTTTGTATTGAAAACCAGTCATTCGCGTGCAACGACCGCTTTGCTCGATAACATGCAACATTTCAGTATGGGATATTCATGGGGTGGGTTTGAAAGTCTGATTCTTGCCAATGAACCGAAAAGCTTCAATGCATTACGCACGGTTGCGCATCCAAACTTTACCGGAACGCTGATTCGTATTCACATCGGCCTCGAAGATACCGATGATTTAATTGCTGACCTAGAAGCGGGATTCCAGCGTTATCAGGAAGCACTCGACAGTCTCTCGGCCTGA
- the cls gene encoding cardiolipin synthase, translated as MDKIYHILTLVSIGIYWLLVALVTFRIVFKKRAVSVSLAWLMVIYILPILGVFCYFLFGELNLGRKRAELAKTMSPSFGEWFTQLNHCQAHITENMGAHIYKIDELCNHRMGIPALSGNTLALQRDPKVILNSIIADIEQAQRSIRMVFYIWHVGGLADAVASSLIQAVKRGVDVKILLDSAGSHRFIKSHWYHMMTDAGVQIVQALEVRPWRIFLHRLDLRQHRKIIVIDDLVAYTGSMNLVDPAFFKQDSGVGQWIDIMVRLTGPTVNVLAAIHCWDWEFETGVREFPQVPQCRIDDGLPRHPIQVVPSGPGMPEYLISQALILAIHQSNESIRITTPYFVPSSELLSALKTAAQRGISIDLIIPHKNDSTMVKWASRSFYGELLDIGITIYEFYGGLLHTKSVVIDQQFCLVGTVNMDMRSLWLNFEVTLAVDDIEFTQKLSRLQDEYIQQSYPVTDEEWQNRPHYNRLLERIFYLFNPLL; from the coding sequence ATGGATAAAATTTATCACATCCTCACTTTAGTCAGCATTGGTATCTATTGGTTACTAGTCGCACTTGTGACGTTTCGAATCGTTTTTAAAAAGAGAGCCGTCAGTGTTTCTCTGGCATGGCTGATGGTCATCTATATTCTGCCGATTCTTGGCGTTTTCTGCTATTTCCTCTTCGGAGAGCTCAATCTTGGCAGAAAAAGGGCTGAGCTAGCCAAAACGATGTCACCTTCTTTCGGCGAATGGTTTACGCAACTGAATCACTGTCAGGCTCACATTACCGAGAATATGGGTGCACACATCTATAAAATCGATGAACTCTGTAATCATCGCATGGGGATTCCGGCTCTCAGCGGAAACACGCTGGCGCTACAGCGCGATCCGAAGGTCATTCTGAATTCAATCATCGCAGATATTGAACAGGCACAGCGTTCTATCCGCATGGTTTTTTATATATGGCATGTCGGCGGACTGGCAGATGCCGTCGCCTCAAGTCTTATTCAGGCAGTGAAACGGGGGGTCGATGTCAAAATACTGCTAGACTCTGCGGGCAGTCACCGTTTTATCAAAAGCCACTGGTACCACATGATGACCGATGCCGGCGTTCAGATCGTTCAGGCACTGGAAGTCCGCCCGTGGCGTATTTTTCTGCATCGTCTTGATCTCCGCCAACACCGAAAAATTATTGTGATTGATGATCTGGTGGCTTATACAGGCTCAATGAATTTGGTCGATCCGGCGTTTTTCAAACAGGACTCCGGTGTCGGTCAGTGGATTGATATTATGGTCCGTCTCACAGGGCCGACCGTAAATGTGCTGGCAGCAATTCACTGCTGGGATTGGGAATTTGAAACTGGCGTCAGAGAGTTTCCGCAAGTTCCCCAGTGTCGCATTGATGACGGTTTACCACGCCATCCGATTCAGGTCGTCCCATCTGGGCCGGGGATGCCCGAATACTTGATTTCTCAGGCACTGATCCTCGCCATTCACCAGTCCAATGAGTCCATCAGAATCACCACCCCTTATTTCGTGCCCAGTTCTGAGCTGCTCTCTGCGCTGAAAACCGCGGCCCAACGGGGAATCAGCATTGATCTCATCATTCCCCATAAGAATGATTCAACCATGGTCAAGTGGGCTTCTCGCTCATTTTACGGTGAGTTACTGGATATCGGTATCACCATCTATGAGTTTTATGGTGGTCTGCTCCACACCAAATCCGTTGTCATCGATCAACAATTTTGTCTGGTCGGCACCGTCAATATGGATATGCGTAGCCTATGGTTAAATTTTGAAGTCACGCTGGCTGTTGATGATATTGAATTTACCCAAAAGCTATCTCGATTGCAGGATGAATATATTCAGCAATCCTATCCTGTGACGGATGAAGAATGGCAAAATCGGCCCCATTACAATCGACTTTTAGAACGGATTTTCTACCTTTTTAACCCATTATTGTGA